Below is a window of Arthrobacter sp. SLBN-112 DNA.
GGGCGGGAGCCGATGGCAATCAGCACCATGCCGGCCGGGACGGACACCAGTTGCATCAGCCCGAACATCAGCCCGCTGTCCGAGGCGCTCATGCCCATGGTGGTCAGCATGTACGGCAGCCAGCTCAACAGCGCGTAGGCCAGCAGTGCCTGGAGGGTGAAGATCGCGGTGAGCAGTTGGCCTTTCCGGGTGCGCAGCAGGGGCCAGGGGGAGATGTGGGCTGCGGTGCTCCGGACCGTGTGGCGGTGGGCGTGCAGCGCCACGGGCAGGAAGCCCAGGAGTGCCGCCACGGCGGCAATGCCCACCATGCCCACGGCCGCGGAAGGGGATCCGAGGGCCTGGGCCAGGGGCACCACCAGGACGGCGGACAGGGTGCCTCCCGTGGTCATGGTCACCGTATAGACGGCGGTCATGAGCGACGGCCGGGCGGCGAAGTGTTCGCGGATGAAGGACGGCATCGCCACATTGCATACGGCCAGCCCGGACATGCCCACCACGCTTCCTGCCACCAGCATTCCGGTGGCGGGAATACCGCGCAGCAGGAGGCCGCCGGCCAGCAGCGTCAGGGACAGCAGGATGGCTTTTTCGACGCCGAGCTTGCCGCTCAGCCAGGACGTTGCGGCGCCGGCCACCGCGAAACACAGGGTGGGAATGGACGGGATGATGGCCGCCACCAGCGCCCCGTATCCCAGCACGGCTTGAAGGTCGTGCAGCAGGGCAGAGGCTCCGGTGATGCCCGCGCGCAGGTTCAGGCCGATCAGCACCAGGGCAATCACGCCGAACACGACGGCGGAGCGCGGCTTGGCGGCCATGGCGCCGGCGGCGGTGCCTGCCGGTTTGGTGGCGGTCGCTGGTGGCGCGGGCGCTGGGGGAGTGGCAGGCATACCCTCCACCCTAAAGGTTAGACGTTTGATGTTTGAGGTTTTGTGGCCAACCTCTCCCTGCTGCCGGGGCTGGAATAGACTGCGAACGGACTGTCGGAGGGCCTGGCTTGGACCAGGTGGTGCGGAAGGGCGGCTGTGGAGGCTTCGCGGGGACTTGAGATTGAGAAGAAGTACGACGTCGGCGCTGACGCCGTGGTGCCGGCGCTGGAGCAGGCCGCCGGGGTGGCCCGGACCGGAAAGCCCCACACCGACCTCCTTGAGGCCGTGTACTTCGACACCCCGGCCCATGACCTGGCGGGCCGCCGGATCACCCTCCGCCGCCGCACCGGCGGCACCGACGCGGGCTGGCACCTGAAGCTCCCGCCGAAGGCTGCCGCCCCGGGTGAGGGTCCGCAGCCGCGGACGGAGCTGCACGCACCCCTTGGCCGTCCGGACGCCGTCCCGGACAGTCTCCTCGCCCACCTTCACGCCTACCTGCGGGGATCCGTTCCGGTGCCGGTGGTCCGGCTGGAAACCCGGCGCACCACCCACCCCCTGTATGGGGACGACGGCGTGCACCTCGCCGACCTCGCCGACGACCACGTCACGGCCGAGCGGCTGGCCGGAGGGGAACGGGACACCACCGCGCGCCAGCAGTGGCGTGAGTGGGAAGTGGAACTGGTCCACGGGGAGCCTGCCCTCTTCGGTCCGGTGGAAGAGCTGCTGACCGCCGCCGGTGCCCGGCCCGCCGCGCACGCCTCCAAACTGGCGCGCGCCCTGGGCGCGGGCAAGGCAGCCGCGAAGCGCTCCGCCGGCACCGCACCCGCCGGTGCCGCACCCGACCGAGATGCCGGCCCCGGCAGCACCCCGGCCCTGCTGGCCGGGAAGCGCGCCCCGGCAGCCGCCGTCGTCACCGTCTTTGTGGCCTCGCAGATCGACGAGATCCTCGCCATCGACGCCGCCGTCCGGCTGGAGCAAACGGAATCGGTCCACACCATGCGATCCGCCGCCCGCCGCATCCGGTCCGTCCTGGCAGCGTACGGCAAGCTGTACCGGGCATCGCCGGTGCGCCGGCTCCGGGACGAACTGAAATGGCTGGGCCAGCTGCTGGGCGAGCCGCGCGACGCCGAAGTCCTGCGCGCGCAGCTCCGCAACCAGCTGGCAGACCTGCCACAGGGTGAGGGACTCGCCGCCGCCACGGCAGCGGTTGAACACCGGACCGGTGAGGATTTCGACGCCGCCTACCGCCTCCTGCAGGAAGCGCTGGGCTCGGACCGCTACTTCCGGCTCCTGGACAACCTCGAGGATTTCCGCGACAACCCGCCGGTGCGCGCCGATGCCGTCACATCCGGCCGCCGGGCGGCGGCGAAAGCCGTGGACAAGGGTGCCAAACGGCTGAAGCGCTCACACAAGGCGGCCACGCGCGCCCGGCGCGGCACGGACCAGGAACTTGCCCTGCATCGCGTACGCAAGGACGCAAAGCGGCTGCGCTACGTGGCTGAATCGGCCGGACTGGTCCGCGGCAAGCGCGCCGCCAAAGTAGCCAAGGCGGCCCGCCGGCAGCAAAAGATCCTGGGCAGGTTCCAAGACGCGGTGGTGGCCAGGGAACTGTTGGCGGCCATCGCGGCGGACGGCAGCGACCCGGCAACCGCGGCCATCTACACCGAACTGCTCAGCCAGCAGGATGCAATCATGCTGGCCGCGCACGCCAAATACCGGAAGGCCCGGAAGAAATCGCGCGAGGTGCTGAGCCGCGGCGTCATCTGAGGCCCGGGTTATTTGCCCTGCCGCGCGGACAACCGGGCCACCGCCAGGGCCAGCCACAACTGCACCCGGTCCGCGGTGATCGAGGGGTCGTAGCCGGTCAGTTCGGTGATTTGGGCAAGCCGGTATCGCACCGTGTTGCGGTGCAGCGTGAGTTCTTCCGCCACCGCGGCCACCGAGCCGTTGTTGTTCAGGTAGCTCTCCAGCGTGGTCATCAGTTCAGAGCCGTGCGCTGCGTCGAAGGACCGCAGCGGGTTCAGGGACTCATGGGCCATGTCCGCCAGCGGCACATCCTCGCTGGCCAGCAGCAACGACGTCAGGCTCAGCCGCTCGGGCTCATTGACGGGCAGGCCGTGGCTCGCGGCGTCCCGCGCCTCGAAGTAGCTCCAGCGCAGCCCGTTGGGCTTGGTGTATGCACCGCCGATGCCGATTGTGGCGTGGATGCCGGCCTCCGCCAGGTGGTCGCTCAGCCCACGCGCCAGCACCGGTGCCGCACCGCCGTCGTCATTGACCACCAGCACCAAATCCTTGCCCACGACGGCGGCCACAGCCTTCTGGAGCTCCTGCGGCACCGATGTGCTTCCCAGGGCCTTGCCGTGGGCGGCGGACACCGCCAGCAGCACAACGTTCTTGCGGGTGCTGTTCACGCCCACGCCGGCCAGGCGGCGCTGCGCCTCGCTGGTCTCCAGCGCGCCGTGGATCACGTCCTCCAGCACCTGGCCGCACAACGCTCGCTGGGCCTGGCGCTGCTTGACCATGTTGTTCAGCTCCACGCTGATCAGGTTCTGCGCGTAGCCGATGATGCCCGTGTCCTCGAAGGGCTGGCGCACCCACAGTGTGCAGGCGTCCCGCCGGCCGGTGGGGACGGGATAACTGGACCAGGTGTCCGCGGACGGGTTGGATGTGCCGCTGTTGTACAGCTGGGCCGCGAACTGGGTCAGCGCAATGTCCGTGCGCAGCATGCCGCCCAGGTTCTTCAACAGCTCGGCGAGCCCGCCGCCGGTCAGGAGGGCCCGGGCCAGCACCTGGTGGCCGGCGATCAGCCGTTCAAGTTTGGCGTAGTGGTCCGCGGACTGGGCGTCCGCCACCAGCTTGGTGATGGCGATGAAGGGGGTCTCGTACGGCACTTCCACCACCGGAAGCCCCCAACGGTTTGCCTCGGCCAGGAGGGCGGGCGGCACTGCCTCGTGCGTCAGGCCCACCCCGAATCCAATGCCCACCGCGCCTGCCCGCTGCACCTGGCGGACAAAGCGGCGCTGCTCGGGGGCGGAGCGCAGCCGCAGGCCGGTGGTGAGGACCAGTTCCCCGCCGTTGAGGAACCGCTGCGGATCCTCCAGCTCCGTGACGGCCACCCAGTTGATGTCCTGGTTCCAGGTAGTCTCCGCCACGCCCGCTTTGGACAGCTTCAGGGACGACACGCCCACCAGGGCAGCAAGGGAAATGGCCATGAAGCAAGGATAAACGTGAGCTGGGCAACCGCACTAAACCTCTTCCGTAAGGGTGTGCAGGTGGCTATTCACCCCGCCGGGGCCCTGGCATAGGCTCAATGCAGTTCCATCCATCCGTCCCGGCCTCCGCCGGGCGCCGATGGCTCCTACGAAAGAGGTTGCACACCGTGGTCCAAACCTTGCAAAACTTCATCAACGGCGCGTTCGTCACCCCGGCCGGCACTGCCCTGCTGGACGTGGTCAACCCCGCCAGCGGCGAAGTGGTGGCACACGCCCCCGTTTCCGTGCAGGCCGATGTCGACGCCGCCATGGCCGCCGCGAAGGACGCATTCCGGACCTGGAAGCACGTCACCCCGGGCCAGCGCCAGCTGATGCTGCTCAAGCTCGCCGACGCCATCGAGGCCAACAGCGACGAACTCGTTGAAGCCCAGCACCGCAACACCGGCCAGGTCCGCTCCCTCATCGCCTCCGAGGAAGTGGCTGCCGGCGCAGACCAGCTGCGCTTCTTCGCCGGCGCCGCCCGGATCCTGGAAGGCAAGTCCGCCGGCGAGTACTTCGAGGGCCACACCTCCTACGTCCGCCGCGAACCCATCGGTGTGGTGGCCCAGGTGGCGCCGTGGAACTACCCGTTCCTGATGGCCATCTGGAAGATCGGTCCCGCCCTGGCCGCCGGCAACACCGTGGTCCTCAAGCCCTCCGACACCACGCCGGAGTCCACCCTGGTGCTGGCCCGCCTCGCCGGGGAGATCCTCCCTGCCGGCGTCCTCAACGTTGTCCTGGGCACCGGCGAAACCGGCGCCATGATGGTGGAGCACAAGGTCCCCGGCCTGGTGTCCATCACCGGGTCCGTCCGCGCCGGGATCGCCGTCGCCACCGGTGCGGCCAAGGGCCTCAAGCGCGCGCACCTGGAGCTGGGCGGCAAGGCTCCGGCCATCGTGTTCAAGGATGCCGACATCAAGAAGAGCGCCGCGGCCATCGCCGAGTTCGCGTTCTTCAACGCCGGCCAGGACTGCACCGCCATCACCAGGGTGCTGGTGGAGGAATCAGTGCACGACGACGTCGTGGCGGCCATGGTGGAACACACCAGGACCCTGCACACCGGCTCGCAGAACGACGAAGACAACTACTTCGGCCCGCTGAACAACATCAACCACTTCAACGCGGTGACTTCCGTGGTGGAGAACCTGCCCGCCAACTGCCGGATCGAAACCGGCGGCCACCGCGCAGGGGAGAAGGGCTTCTTCTTCGAGCCCACCATCATCACCGGCGCCAAGCAGACCGACGACGTCGTGCAGAAGGAAACCTTCGGCCCGGTCATCACCGTGCAGAAGTTCAGCACTGAGGAAGAAGCCGTGGCCCTGGCCAACGACGTCGACTACGCCCTGGCCTCCAGCGTCTGGACCACCAACCACGGCACCGCCATGCGGCTAAGCCGCGACCTGGACTTCGGTGCCGTCTGGATCAACACCCACATCCTCCTCACGGCCGAAATGCCGCACGGCGGCTTCAAGCAGTCCGGTTACGGCAAGGACCTCTCCATGTACGGGGTGGAGGACTACACCCGCATCAAGCACGTCATGTCCGCCCTCGACGCCTGACCATTTCCCCGCTGGTTGAGCTTGCCGAAACCCGGGTTTCGGCAAGCTCAACCACCAGCACAGAAAGAACCCCCATGACCACCACCGCATCAGACATCACGTTCCGCCTCGAGCAGAAGCGCAACGTCCAGGCCGACTTCCCGGGCCCCAAGTCCGTGGCCCTGACCGAACGCCGCAAGTCCGTGGTGGCCGCCGGCGTCGCCTCCAGCGTTCCCGTGTACGTGGCGGACGCGGACGGCGGCATCATCCATGACGTCGACGGCAACTCCTTCATCGACCTCGGCTCCGGCATTGCCGTGACCAGCGTGGGCGCTTCCGATCCCGCCGTCGTCGGTGCCGTCAAGGAAGCGGTGGAGCACTTCACCCACACCTGCTTCATGGTCACCCCCTACGAGGGCTACGTCGCGGTTGCCGAGCAGCTGAACCGCCTCACCCCCGGCGACCACGAAAAGCGCACCGTGCTCTTCAACTCCGGCGCCGAGGCCGTGGAGAACGCCATCAAGGTGGCACGCCTGGCAACCGGCCGGGACGCCGTCGTCGCCTTCGACCACGCCTACCACGGCCGCACCAACCTGACCATGGCACTAACCGCCAAGGCCATGCCGTACAAGACCAACTTCGGCCCCTTCGCCCCCGAGGTCTACCGGATGCCCATGAGCTACCCGTACCGCGAGGAAAACCCCGCCATCACCGGTGCCGAGGCAGCAAAGCGCGCCATCACCATGATCGAGAAGCAGATCGGCGGCGACCAGGTCGCCGCGATCATCATCGAACCCATCCAGGGTGAGGGCGGCTTCATCGTCCCCGCCGAGGGCTTCCTGCCCGCACTCGCCGCCTGGGCCAAGGACAAGGGCATCGTCTTCATCGCCGACGAAGTCCAGTCCGGCTTCTGCCGTACGGGTGAATGGTTCGCCGTCAACCACGAGGGCGTTGTCCCGGACATCATGACGATGGCCAAGGGCATCGCCGGCGGCATGCCGCTGTCCGCCATTACCGGCCGCGCCGACCTGCTCGACGCCGTCCACCCGGGGGGCCTGGGCGGCACCTACGGCGGCAACCCCGTGGCGTGCGCCGCAGCACTGGCATCAATCGGGTCCATGGAGGAATACGACCTCAACGGTCGTGCCCGCCACATCGAGGAACTCGCGCTGGGCCGGCTCCGCGACCTGCAGGCCCAACTGGCCGCTGCCGATACCGCCGTGATCGGCGACGTCCGTGGCCGCGGTGCCATGCTCGCCGTCGAACTCGTCCAGGCCGGTTCCAAGGAACCCAACCCGGAACTGACCAAGGCCGTGGCCGCCGCCTGCCTCAAGGAAGGCGTCATCATCCTCACCTGCGGCACCTACGGCAACGTCATCCGCCTGCTGCCCCCGCTGGTCATTACCGACGAACTGCTGGCCGACGGCCTGGAAGTTCTCGCCGCCGCCATCAAGGCCAACGCCTAACCGGAACGACTCCCTCCGGCAACGCAAAGAAGGTGGGCTCCCTGTTGGGAGCCCACCTTCTTTGCGTTGCCCGTTTTCAGGCGGCGGCCCGGAGTGCCGCCCTCCGGGCCAGCGAATTCCGGCGTGCCGTCCCAAGCATGTCCAGGGTGAGCAGCAGCAGGGCCAGCCACACCACTCCGAACCCGATCCAGCGCTCCATGGTCATGGCCTCCCGGAAAACCAGCAGCGCCACCAGGAATTGCAGCACCGGGGCGAAATACTGAAGCAACCCGATGGTGGTCATCGGCAGCCGCCGGGCAGAGGCGCCGAAGAAGAGCAGCGGAACCGCGGTAATGACGCCGGAGGCCAGCAGCAGCCAGAAGTGCCCCGCTCCCTGGCTGGTCAGCGTGGAGGTGCCGCCCGCGGCCAGGACAACCATCGCCACCGCCGCCAGCGGGGCCAGGACCATGGTTTCCACACTCAGGCTGGTGATCGCGTCCACCCTGGAGCCCACCCGGTTCTTGACGAACCCGTACAGGCCGAAGCTGAAAGCCAGCGTCAGGGCGATCCAGGGAAGTTTCCCGTAGGAGTAGGTCAGCACGCCCACGGCGATGAAGCCGACGCCGACGGCGGCCCACTGGAGCGGCCGGAGGCGTTCCTTCAGGACGAACACGCCCAACAAAACGGACACGAGCGGGTTGATGAAGTAGCCCAGCGAGGTTTCCACCGCCTGCCCGGTGGTCACGCCGTAGGTGTAGGTCAACCAGTTGATCGCGATCAGGAACGCCGCCAACGCGAGCGGACCAAACACGCGCCGGTCCTTCACTGCCGCCGCAAGCACGCCCCAGGTCCGGGTTACGGTGATCAGGAGGGCGCAGAACAGCAGTGACCACACCACGCGGTTGGCGACGATTTCGACGGCGCCCGCAGGCATGAGGATGAAGAAGTACAGGGGGAGCAGCCCCCACAAAACGTACGCCCCGATGCCGAACAGCATGCCCGCCGTCGTGTCCTTTGCAACGGGTTTGGGGCCCGTGGTGGCCGCGGGCTTCTGCCCGGGCGCTGGGGACGTGGTTTCAGGGGCGGTTTGGGACGTTCGTTCTGGCATGGGCACGATGTCCATAACAGCAGCCCCGGGGCAGGTATTCCAGCCGGAGCGCGGGCAAACCCGAAAACAGTCAGTAGGCTTTCTTTTATGACATCTGCCTACCGGCCATCCGGCGCCCGATGAGACTCCGGCGCAGCAACGCCTCCGGCCGCGGCTACCGCAGGGTGGCCGCAGGAACAGGCTTCAGTTACCGGGACCTCGACGGTTCCACCCTGCCGCCCGGACCCGTGCGGGACCGGCTGGAAAGCATCGGCATTCCCCCGGCGTGGACCGACGTCTGGATCGCCCCGTTCGAGAACGGCCATATCCAGGCAACCGGCCTGGACGCGGTTGGGACGCCGCCAATACATCTATCATCCCGAGTGGCGCCAGCGTAAGGACCGGCTGAAGTTCGACCGGTCCCTCCAGTTGGCCGAATCGCTGCCCGCGGCCCGCCGCAAGGTCACCATGGACCTGCGGAGCGAGGGCTTTACCCGGGAGCGCGTCCTGGCGGCAGCCTTCCGAATGCTGGACAGCGGATCCCTGCGGGTCGGCTCCGAGCGCTACACCAACGAAAACGGCAGCCGCGGCCTGGCCACGCTGCTGTGTGCCCACGTCCGGGTGCGCAAGGACAGGATCCTCCTGAGCTTCCCGGCCAAGAGCGGCAAGGACTGGGAATCGGAAATCCGCGACCCCGACCTCGCCGACCTCCTGCGCCTGCTCAAGCGCCGTGGCCCGAATGCCCGGCTGCTGGCCTACAAGGACGGCGGGAAGTGGCGCCCGGTCACCAGTGCCGACATCAACGCGTACGTGAAGGAACGGACCGGGTCCGACTTCACGGCCAAGGACTTCCGGACCCTGCGGGGCACGGCGGCCGCCGCGGCCAGCCTGGCACGCACCGGCGCCCTGCGCACGGCCGCCAAGCGGAAGCGCGCCATCAGCCGGGCCATGATCGAGGCCGCGGAAACGTTGGGAAACACCCCCTCGATCGCCCGCAAAAGCTACGTGGACCCCCGGGTTGTTGACCACTACCACGACGGCGAGACCATCGATCCGAAGCGGCTGGACTCCGCCGAAGCCGAACTGCGGGCACTCCTGTACCGGGAAGGCCAGGTGGTGCCCCTGGCCGCCAACTAGAATGGGGCCTTGTGCGTTGCACCATGCAGCGCATGAATCATGAGCAGGACCAGTTCAGAAGGGCTCCCGGTGTCCAATCACAGCGAATCCGCCGCCAACCGTCCGCTCCGCGTCGCCATCATCGGCGCGGGACCGGCAGGAGTCTATGCTGCGGACATCCTCACTAAGTCCAGCGGCGTGAAGGACGGCGACTTCCAGGTCAGCATCGACCTCTTCGAGGCCTACCCGGCGCCGTACGGGCTGATCCGCTACGGCGTGGCCCCGGACCATCCACGGATCAAGGGCATCGTCAACGCCCTGCACAAGGTCCTGGACCGCGGCGACATCCGCTTCCTGGGCAACGTGACCTACGGCCGGGACCTGACCCTGCACGACTTCCGCGCGTTCTACGACGCCGTAATCTTCTCCACCGGCGCAGTCAAGGACGCGGACCTGGACATCCCCGGCATCAACCTGCACGGCTCCTT
It encodes the following:
- a CDS encoding MFS transporter, which codes for MPATPPAPAPPATATKPAGTAAGAMAAKPRSAVVFGVIALVLIGLNLRAGITGASALLHDLQAVLGYGALVAAIIPSIPTLCFAVAGAATSWLSGKLGVEKAILLSLTLLAGGLLLRGIPATGMLVAGSVVGMSGLAVCNVAMPSFIREHFAARPSLMTAVYTVTMTTGGTLSAVLVVPLAQALGSPSAAVGMVGIAAVAALLGFLPVALHAHRHTVRSTAAHISPWPLLRTRKGQLLTAIFTLQALLAYALLSWLPYMLTTMGMSASDSGLMFGLMQLVSVPAGMVLIAIGSRPRMLRPAFYLVSVTMAVGVAALLVLPVGLAAIPAVLIGFGLGIFPLVMVMISRSGTSTAETTALSTVAQSSGYLLATAGPFGMGLLHSATGGWTLPLVLLLALALVQIMVAHLITGRGMSGTRPAERK
- a CDS encoding CYTH and CHAD domain-containing protein, producing MEASRGLEIEKKYDVGADAVVPALEQAAGVARTGKPHTDLLEAVYFDTPAHDLAGRRITLRRRTGGTDAGWHLKLPPKAAAPGEGPQPRTELHAPLGRPDAVPDSLLAHLHAYLRGSVPVPVVRLETRRTTHPLYGDDGVHLADLADDHVTAERLAGGERDTTARQQWREWEVELVHGEPALFGPVEELLTAAGARPAAHASKLARALGAGKAAAKRSAGTAPAGAAPDRDAGPGSTPALLAGKRAPAAAVVTVFVASQIDEILAIDAAVRLEQTESVHTMRSAARRIRSVLAAYGKLYRASPVRRLRDELKWLGQLLGEPRDAEVLRAQLRNQLADLPQGEGLAAATAAVEHRTGEDFDAAYRLLQEALGSDRYFRLLDNLEDFRDNPPVRADAVTSGRRAAAKAVDKGAKRLKRSHKAATRARRGTDQELALHRVRKDAKRLRYVAESAGLVRGKRAAKVAKAARRQQKILGRFQDAVVARELLAAIAADGSDPATAAIYTELLSQQDAIMLAAHAKYRKARKKSREVLSRGVI
- a CDS encoding PucR family transcriptional regulator ligand-binding domain-containing protein, whose protein sequence is MAISLAALVGVSSLKLSKAGVAETTWNQDINWVAVTELEDPQRFLNGGELVLTTGLRLRSAPEQRRFVRQVQRAGAVGIGFGVGLTHEAVPPALLAEANRWGLPVVEVPYETPFIAITKLVADAQSADHYAKLERLIAGHQVLARALLTGGGLAELLKNLGGMLRTDIALTQFAAQLYNSGTSNPSADTWSSYPVPTGRRDACTLWVRQPFEDTGIIGYAQNLISVELNNMVKQRQAQRALCGQVLEDVIHGALETSEAQRRLAGVGVNSTRKNVVLLAVSAAHGKALGSTSVPQELQKAVAAVVGKDLVLVVNDDGGAAPVLARGLSDHLAEAGIHATIGIGGAYTKPNGLRWSYFEARDAASHGLPVNEPERLSLTSLLLASEDVPLADMAHESLNPLRSFDAAHGSELMTTLESYLNNNGSVAAVAEELTLHRNTVRYRLAQITELTGYDPSITADRVQLWLALAVARLSARQGK
- a CDS encoding aminobutyraldehyde dehydrogenase encodes the protein MVQTLQNFINGAFVTPAGTALLDVVNPASGEVVAHAPVSVQADVDAAMAAAKDAFRTWKHVTPGQRQLMLLKLADAIEANSDELVEAQHRNTGQVRSLIASEEVAAGADQLRFFAGAARILEGKSAGEYFEGHTSYVRREPIGVVAQVAPWNYPFLMAIWKIGPALAAGNTVVLKPSDTTPESTLVLARLAGEILPAGVLNVVLGTGETGAMMVEHKVPGLVSITGSVRAGIAVATGAAKGLKRAHLELGGKAPAIVFKDADIKKSAAAIAEFAFFNAGQDCTAITRVLVEESVHDDVVAAMVEHTRTLHTGSQNDEDNYFGPLNNINHFNAVTSVVENLPANCRIETGGHRAGEKGFFFEPTIITGAKQTDDVVQKETFGPVITVQKFSTEEEAVALANDVDYALASSVWTTNHGTAMRLSRDLDFGAVWINTHILLTAEMPHGGFKQSGYGKDLSMYGVEDYTRIKHVMSALDA
- the gabT gene encoding 4-aminobutyrate--2-oxoglutarate transaminase, with protein sequence MTTTASDITFRLEQKRNVQADFPGPKSVALTERRKSVVAAGVASSVPVYVADADGGIIHDVDGNSFIDLGSGIAVTSVGASDPAVVGAVKEAVEHFTHTCFMVTPYEGYVAVAEQLNRLTPGDHEKRTVLFNSGAEAVENAIKVARLATGRDAVVAFDHAYHGRTNLTMALTAKAMPYKTNFGPFAPEVYRMPMSYPYREENPAITGAEAAKRAITMIEKQIGGDQVAAIIIEPIQGEGGFIVPAEGFLPALAAWAKDKGIVFIADEVQSGFCRTGEWFAVNHEGVVPDIMTMAKGIAGGMPLSAITGRADLLDAVHPGGLGGTYGGNPVACAAALASIGSMEEYDLNGRARHIEELALGRLRDLQAQLAAADTAVIGDVRGRGAMLAVELVQAGSKEPNPELTKAVAAACLKEGVIILTCGTYGNVIRLLPPLVITDELLADGLEVLAAAIKANA
- the rarD gene encoding EamA family transporter RarD, producing the protein MPERTSQTAPETTSPAPGQKPAATTGPKPVAKDTTAGMLFGIGAYVLWGLLPLYFFILMPAGAVEIVANRVVWSLLFCALLITVTRTWGVLAAAVKDRRVFGPLALAAFLIAINWLTYTYGVTTGQAVETSLGYFINPLVSVLLGVFVLKERLRPLQWAAVGVGFIAVGVLTYSYGKLPWIALTLAFSFGLYGFVKNRVGSRVDAITSLSVETMVLAPLAAVAMVVLAAGGTSTLTSQGAGHFWLLLASGVITAVPLLFFGASARRLPMTTIGLLQYFAPVLQFLVALLVFREAMTMERWIGFGVVWLALLLLTLDMLGTARRNSLARRAALRAAA